Proteins found in one Brevibacillus brevis genomic segment:
- a CDS encoding AMP-binding protein yields the protein MQEIKSLTARAAKRWGEKIGLVFDEWNEQLSFKEIEDRSNQIANMLQVLGVGYGDRVAVMLRNQPEFPLTWLALAKLGANIVPININYKEYDAQYILHHSEAIVIVTSQEFLSLLQKIRPSLQTLQTILSVDQSDDPNVVDFRAMCETAPTTPTALTVFPETLVNIQYTSGTTGFPKGCMLSHEYWLTIANKMVEQHPHLTHSDVLLTAQPFYYMDPQWNLLGAIAVGAKLVVLDRFHPSTFWQKVRQYGVTFFYCLGIMPTLMVKAPRSPFDRENNVRTILCSAIPPHLHRELEERWGAPWYEVFGMTETGGDISVKPQDHDRLLGTGCIGKPDKDRTVRIVDTQNRPVSRGEVGELLLRGLGMMDGYYKDPDATCAAFQGGWFHTGDLVRMDEDGYIYYVGRKKEMIRRSGENISATEVEEVMKMHPAVQYAACLPLKDEIRGEEIKAYVVVKAGQTVSPHELISHCTEHLAYYKVPRYWEYRSELPRTPSERIAKHVLANEKADLRIGSYDRMDDTWR from the coding sequence GTGCAAGAAATCAAGTCTTTGACGGCACGGGCGGCCAAACGATGGGGAGAAAAAATCGGGCTTGTCTTTGATGAATGGAATGAACAACTGTCATTTAAGGAGATAGAAGACCGTTCCAACCAAATCGCCAACATGCTCCAAGTGCTGGGCGTTGGCTATGGGGATCGGGTAGCCGTCATGCTGAGGAACCAGCCGGAATTCCCGCTTACCTGGCTGGCGTTGGCAAAACTAGGCGCGAATATCGTGCCGATAAATATAAATTACAAAGAGTACGATGCACAGTATATCCTCCACCACTCCGAAGCAATCGTTATCGTCACTTCACAGGAGTTTTTATCCCTGCTACAGAAGATCAGACCTTCCTTACAAACCCTCCAAACAATCCTCTCAGTAGACCAATCAGACGATCCCAACGTTGTCGATTTCAGAGCAATGTGTGAGACAGCGCCCACGACTCCAACAGCGCTTACCGTTTTTCCTGAAACTTTAGTCAACATCCAGTATACATCCGGCACGACAGGCTTCCCCAAAGGGTGTATGCTCTCACATGAATATTGGCTCACCATAGCAAACAAGATGGTCGAGCAGCATCCCCATTTGACCCATTCAGATGTACTGTTAACGGCGCAGCCCTTTTACTATATGGACCCGCAGTGGAATTTGCTGGGGGCAATCGCTGTAGGGGCAAAGCTTGTGGTTCTCGATCGATTTCATCCCTCTACATTTTGGCAGAAAGTACGGCAATATGGCGTTACTTTTTTCTACTGTCTGGGAATCATGCCCACGCTCATGGTCAAAGCACCACGCTCACCATTTGACAGGGAAAATAACGTTCGCACCATCCTTTGCTCGGCCATTCCCCCGCATCTGCACCGCGAATTGGAAGAGCGATGGGGCGCGCCATGGTATGAGGTTTTTGGCATGACAGAGACAGGCGGAGATATTTCGGTTAAACCACAAGATCATGACCGATTGCTCGGAACAGGCTGCATCGGAAAACCGGATAAAGACCGGACTGTCCGCATTGTTGATACTCAAAATCGCCCCGTTTCGAGGGGGGAGGTTGGCGAGCTCCTCCTGCGCGGCTTGGGGATGATGGATGGCTACTATAAAGATCCTGATGCGACTTGCGCTGCCTTTCAGGGCGGCTGGTTCCACACCGGAGATTTGGTGCGAATGGACGAAGACGGATACATCTATTATGTCGGCAGAAAAAAGGAGATGATTCGCCGGAGTGGGGAAAATATTTCGGCTACTGAGGTTGAGGAAGTCATGAAAATGCATCCGGCTGTGCAATATGCCGCCTGCCTTCCATTGAAGGACGAAATACGCGGGGAAGAAATCAAGGCATACGTGGTAGTGAAAGCGGGCCAAACGGTGTCTCCTCATGAATTGATCTCTCATTGCACCGAGCATCTTGCTTACTACAAGGTTCCACGATATTGGGAATACCGTAGTGAATTGCCTCGTACCCCATCTGAGCGTATAGCCAAGCATGTACTGGCGAACGAAAAAGCAGATCTTCGCATCGGTTCCTATGATCGAATGGATGATACATGGAGATAA
- a CDS encoding enoyl-CoA hydratase/isomerase family protein — translation MTTRKAVVECEIHQEVGWIHLNRPERLNAVIPQLVEELYGSLDKLERKGVRAAILAGRGNAFCAGHDLRHEEKPANEAELRLNLQKIQDITRKIQRVPFPVIAAVHGYALGAGCEFALGCDLIIAAQDAEFGFPEVSVGLSVTGGISHILPITIGLVRAKELLFSGERFGASQALQLGLVNKVVDHKVLAEEADKWAKRLAELPQVALAKAKFALNRGAQCDLEAAFELEIEHALATVQTIESKQAAEGFRKKGSV, via the coding sequence ATGACAACACGTAAGGCGGTGGTAGAGTGTGAGATCCATCAAGAGGTAGGCTGGATTCACCTGAATCGCCCCGAGCGGTTAAATGCGGTGATTCCACAATTGGTAGAGGAGCTGTATGGATCGCTCGACAAGTTGGAACGGAAAGGAGTAAGGGCAGCAATACTGGCTGGCCGCGGGAATGCTTTTTGTGCAGGACATGATTTGCGGCATGAAGAAAAGCCTGCAAATGAGGCTGAGCTTCGCCTTAATTTACAGAAGATTCAGGATATAACCCGAAAGATCCAGCGTGTTCCTTTCCCGGTGATCGCTGCGGTCCATGGTTATGCATTAGGAGCAGGGTGTGAGTTTGCGCTCGGATGCGATTTGATCATCGCCGCTCAAGATGCCGAATTCGGCTTTCCCGAAGTGAGTGTGGGACTTAGTGTTACCGGAGGGATTTCGCATATCCTTCCCATCACGATCGGACTGGTCCGGGCGAAAGAATTGCTGTTTTCGGGCGAAAGGTTTGGTGCATCGCAAGCACTGCAGTTAGGACTCGTCAACAAGGTAGTGGATCATAAAGTGTTAGCTGAAGAAGCTGACAAGTGGGCGAAACGGTTAGCAGAGCTCCCGCAAGTAGCGCTTGCAAAAGCCAAATTTGCGCTAAATCGCGGGGCACAATGCGATCTGGAGGCAGCTTTTGAATTGGAGATCGAGCATGCGCTGGCAACCGTGCAAACGATTGAATCCAAGCAGGCGGCTGAAGGGTTCCGAAAAAAAGGATCGGTTTAG
- a CDS encoding serine hydrolase domain-containing protein — translation MNNQEWIVSYEEFVRETMLGCKVPGAAIGVAKHGQLIYAKGFGYRDIEQGQVVTVDTLFGIASITKSFTAIAIMQLQEAGKLTVADPVSRFLPEFQVKTGSGGTEAITIHNFLTHSSGLPPLSCVDEALKRGINTYEELMTYMAQLEFPLLGAPGTEFSYSNDCYTLLGAIVERASGKPYSTYVKEHILQPAGMQHSCFSLAELHGYEDRTSLFETPPFQSSGGLKSTLTDMMRYTELFRTKGLIGKERILRTESVQQMITPYFRCEQNQYYGYGVAITPNFYGAVMLGHSGREKGIQAHMSIIPEYGLATVVLTNLSGSPAAALAHGTFHCIENRPAKSTHVTYKEYDLPTERLHEYAGEYGSMEGIHLQVSVDAGTLIITVDHSDSFSLKAIDEDVFLANVDGSDQTVRFIRDKNQTVIRMMGSYRQIPKRV, via the coding sequence ATGAACAATCAGGAATGGATCGTGAGTTATGAGGAGTTTGTCCGAGAAACAATGTTGGGATGCAAGGTGCCTGGAGCTGCAATTGGAGTGGCCAAACACGGACAGCTCATTTATGCCAAAGGCTTCGGCTATCGAGATATTGAGCAAGGTCAGGTAGTGACAGTTGATACTTTGTTCGGAATCGCTTCGATTACGAAATCGTTCACCGCTATTGCGATCATGCAGCTACAGGAAGCCGGAAAACTGACGGTTGCCGATCCTGTTTCCCGTTTTCTGCCAGAGTTTCAAGTAAAAACGGGAAGTGGTGGAACGGAAGCAATCACCATTCACAACTTTCTAACTCATTCCTCCGGTTTGCCGCCATTATCTTGCGTCGATGAAGCACTCAAGCGTGGGATAAATACTTATGAGGAATTGATGACTTATATGGCACAACTGGAATTTCCTTTATTGGGCGCACCAGGTACGGAGTTCAGTTATTCCAATGATTGCTATACGCTACTGGGAGCAATTGTTGAGCGGGCAAGCGGCAAGCCATATTCGACGTATGTGAAGGAGCATATTCTCCAACCGGCGGGAATGCAGCATAGTTGCTTTTCTTTGGCGGAGTTGCACGGGTACGAGGATAGAACATCGCTATTTGAGACACCGCCGTTTCAATCATCCGGCGGATTAAAATCAACGCTCACCGATATGATGAGATACACCGAGCTGTTTCGAACGAAAGGTTTGATTGGCAAGGAACGGATTCTTCGCACGGAAAGTGTACAGCAGATGATCACCCCTTATTTCCGCTGCGAACAAAATCAATATTACGGGTATGGTGTAGCGATTACACCCAATTTCTACGGTGCTGTGATGCTGGGCCATAGCGGCAGAGAAAAAGGGATCCAAGCCCACATGAGTATCATCCCGGAATACGGACTGGCTACCGTGGTGCTCACTAATCTCAGTGGTTCGCCGGCTGCCGCATTGGCACATGGCACGTTTCACTGCATTGAGAATCGTCCGGCGAAATCAACGCATGTCACGTATAAGGAATATGACCTCCCGACAGAGCGTCTGCATGAATATGCGGGCGAGTATGGCTCTATGGAAGGAATTCATCTTCAGGTAAGCGTGGATGCAGGTACGCTGATCATAACGGTAGATCATTCGGACTCATTCTCTTTAAAAGCTATCGACGAAGACGTTTTTCTCGCGAACGTTGACGGGTCGGATCAAACCGTACGCTTTATACGAGACAAAAATCAAACGGTAATTCGCATGATGGGCTCTTATCGCCAAATTCCCAAGCGAGTTTAG
- a CDS encoding ABC transporter substrate-binding protein: MWIRKRESATFVSIVLSCFVLLAIVSGCDAPATKQGTDVGNKDASISEKKGGTITVAIGSEPDTLDVHKSTTLSTEGVALNLGGALLYRDPQTNEVNPHLAESYSISEDGKTWTFRIRKGVTFHDGTLLTAQAYKRTFERAMSPEIAPKGVGMVLGIIKSIKTPDDQTLILELNEPSATLLTYFTSASWMQPLSVDAVQKFGDQYGRNPVGVGPWKMEGWKSGDSITLIQNDAYRWATPFFKNQGAPRPDKLVLKLIRNPQTAVAALESGTIDIADLPAKDAKKFKNNDRFTVLEQTKRGLGLFVELNLKNEILQDKNVRKALQMAVKKEAIVQSHLQGEGIVADGPLPANLFGYDQSIAQYAYKYNPEEAVKLLEEAGWKLNAQGMREKAGKPLHLELLSMEVWSQPAQLMQGMFKAIGVDVKIITLEGSAVDQLTAAGTFDLALDGYVADDPDILFPFMHSSQIGGMNRSAIHDKTIDSLLEKGQVTMKSDDRAKIYEDLQKRAVEEAFWIPIYTEKRFVVVNNRVQGLMLDPSGLKWYQDVWVK; encoded by the coding sequence ATGTGGATAAGAAAGCGGGAAAGCGCCACGTTTGTGAGCATTGTCCTTTCCTGTTTCGTACTGCTGGCAATCGTGTCCGGCTGCGATGCACCTGCAACGAAACAAGGTACGGATGTAGGAAATAAAGATGCCAGTATATCCGAGAAAAAGGGAGGAACGATCACCGTCGCGATCGGCAGTGAACCAGATACACTCGATGTCCACAAATCGACAACGTTAAGCACGGAGGGGGTCGCACTCAATCTAGGGGGGGCTCTCCTTTACAGAGATCCCCAAACAAATGAGGTTAATCCCCATCTGGCGGAATCGTACTCCATTTCGGAAGATGGGAAGACATGGACATTTCGGATTCGCAAAGGCGTTACCTTTCATGATGGGACACTGCTTACTGCACAGGCGTACAAGCGAACGTTTGAGCGGGCCATGTCTCCGGAAATCGCTCCGAAAGGCGTAGGGATGGTTCTTGGCATCATCAAATCGATTAAAACACCAGATGATCAGACCCTTATTTTGGAGTTGAATGAACCGTCTGCCACACTCCTCACCTATTTCACTTCCGCGAGCTGGATGCAGCCACTCTCGGTGGACGCTGTGCAAAAGTTTGGGGATCAATACGGAAGGAATCCGGTCGGTGTCGGTCCATGGAAGATGGAGGGCTGGAAATCAGGAGATTCAATCACGCTGATTCAGAATGATGCGTATCGCTGGGCAACGCCCTTCTTTAAAAATCAAGGAGCACCGAGGCCGGACAAATTAGTTCTGAAATTGATTCGAAATCCGCAAACGGCTGTCGCTGCTTTGGAAAGCGGAACCATCGACATCGCTGATCTGCCTGCGAAAGACGCGAAGAAATTCAAGAACAACGATCGTTTTACCGTACTGGAGCAGACAAAGCGCGGTTTGGGGCTGTTTGTCGAGCTGAACTTGAAAAACGAAATTTTACAAGATAAAAACGTACGCAAAGCGTTGCAAATGGCAGTAAAGAAAGAGGCTATCGTGCAGTCGCATCTGCAAGGCGAAGGAATTGTTGCAGATGGACCGCTGCCAGCAAATTTGTTCGGATACGATCAATCCATTGCCCAATATGCATACAAATACAACCCCGAGGAAGCGGTGAAGCTCCTGGAAGAAGCCGGATGGAAACTGAATGCACAAGGGATGAGGGAGAAAGCAGGAAAACCGCTTCATCTCGAATTGTTGAGTATGGAAGTATGGTCTCAACCTGCCCAGTTGATGCAAGGAATGTTCAAAGCAATTGGGGTAGACGTGAAAATCATTACTCTGGAAGGCAGCGCAGTCGACCAGTTAACTGCTGCCGGCACATTTGACTTGGCGCTGGATGGATACGTCGCTGATGACCCTGATATCTTGTTTCCGTTCATGCATTCAAGTCAGATCGGTGGGATGAATCGTTCAGCTATCCATGACAAAACGATCGATTCCTTACTGGAAAAGGGACAGGTGACGATGAAGAGCGACGATAGAGCAAAAATCTATGAAGATCTTCAGAAGCGCGCTGTAGAGGAGGCGTTTTGGATTCCCATTTACACGGAAAAACGGTTTGTCGTGGTAAACAACCGTGTTCAGGGATTGATGCTTGATCCATCCGGACTGAAATGGTATCAGGACGTGTGGGTTAAGTAA
- the nikB gene encoding nickel ABC transporter permease codes for MKQYLLNRVLSGVIVLLGISIFSFALVHFIPGDPVRIMIGEKATKAQVEQLREQMGLNQPLPHQYLTYMKKVIQGDFGTSLQTERPVIVEIMERFPATAKLAFAGIGIAVVIGLTMGMIAAKYKNTLLDFMLMAAASIGLSLPSFWLGLIVIMLFSVQLGWFPIAGGTGWKDLVLPACTLGVLSSAMISRLTRSGMVEVLSHDYIRTARAKGLRESIILFRHALCNVMIPVVTVVGLQIATLLGGAVIIEQVFNWPGIGTLAIGAISARDFPMIQGIVLLMGFIYVVVNMMVDLLYGLIDPRVDLITEKEGR; via the coding sequence ATGAAACAGTACTTGTTGAATCGGGTGCTATCAGGAGTGATTGTCCTCCTCGGCATTTCCATCTTTTCGTTTGCGCTCGTTCATTTTATTCCTGGTGATCCGGTACGGATTATGATAGGGGAAAAGGCTACAAAAGCACAAGTGGAACAGTTGCGTGAACAAATGGGGCTAAATCAGCCCCTTCCTCATCAGTACCTGACCTACATGAAAAAAGTCATCCAAGGAGATTTCGGGACCTCCTTACAAACAGAAAGACCAGTCATCGTGGAAATAATGGAACGGTTTCCGGCAACGGCCAAACTAGCCTTTGCTGGGATTGGCATCGCGGTTGTCATTGGCTTAACGATGGGAATGATTGCTGCGAAATACAAGAATACACTCTTGGACTTTATGCTGATGGCGGCAGCTTCGATCGGATTATCGCTGCCGAGCTTCTGGCTGGGGTTAATCGTCATTATGTTATTTTCCGTTCAATTAGGCTGGTTTCCAATCGCGGGTGGTACGGGATGGAAGGATCTTGTTTTGCCTGCGTGTACCTTGGGCGTTTTGTCTTCCGCGATGATCAGCCGACTGACGCGTTCAGGTATGGTCGAAGTGCTTTCCCATGATTACATTCGAACGGCACGGGCCAAGGGCTTAAGGGAGTCGATCATCCTATTCCGACACGCGTTGTGCAATGTCATGATTCCTGTTGTTACGGTGGTGGGCTTGCAAATCGCGACTTTGCTGGGCGGGGCAGTTATCATCGAACAAGTGTTCAACTGGCCTGGAATTGGCACATTAGCTATCGGAGCGATTTCAGCCCGTGATTTTCCGATGATTCAGGGCATTGTGCTGCTGATGGGCTTCATCTATGTCGTGGTAAATATGATGGTCGACTTGCTGTATGGTTTGATTGATCCGCGTGTCGACCTCATTACGGAAAAGGAGGGGCGGTAA
- a CDS encoding M42 family metallopeptidase, translated as MNSWVKVLKELTEASGVPGQEQEVRELIRMHLEPLTEKVFTDNLGSIIGQKTGLANGPKIMMMGHMDEVGFMVTRVMKDGFIAFQPLGGWWSQVMLAQRVNIKTRKGDIVGVIGSKPPHLLSSEERKKVVEIERMYIDIGASSEEQAKELGIRPGDPIVPICPFTVMANDKMYMAKALDNRGGCLTAIEVMKQLQETDHPNIVFSGATAQEEVGCRGAFTSTYMVQPDLFIALETGITFDTPGRADSPNLPDIKCGGGPTIGLFDGSLVPNRKLRDLLFDTAEEEGIPYQYGAIAGAGTDAGAAHMVGKGAPSIVIAIPARYIHSHASILHHDDVENTVKLLTALVKKLDQKTVDWLKS; from the coding sequence ATGAATAGTTGGGTAAAGGTACTGAAAGAGCTGACAGAGGCTTCCGGCGTTCCCGGACAAGAACAGGAAGTGCGAGAATTAATACGCATGCACTTGGAACCGCTTACAGAAAAAGTGTTCACAGATAATCTGGGAAGCATAATCGGTCAGAAAACAGGCCTGGCCAATGGACCGAAAATCATGATGATGGGCCATATGGATGAAGTGGGGTTCATGGTAACGCGTGTGATGAAGGATGGATTCATCGCCTTCCAGCCGCTTGGTGGCTGGTGGTCGCAGGTGATGCTGGCACAGCGCGTGAACATTAAAACACGCAAAGGGGATATTGTCGGCGTAATCGGGTCAAAACCGCCGCATCTGCTGTCTTCGGAAGAACGAAAGAAAGTGGTTGAAATCGAGCGGATGTACATCGATATCGGAGCATCCAGCGAAGAACAGGCAAAGGAGCTGGGAATTCGCCCGGGTGATCCAATTGTACCGATCTGCCCTTTCACGGTGATGGCAAATGACAAGATGTATATGGCAAAAGCGCTCGATAATCGCGGCGGTTGTCTGACAGCCATTGAAGTGATGAAACAGTTGCAAGAAACGGATCATCCCAACATCGTATTTAGCGGCGCTACTGCACAAGAAGAAGTGGGATGCCGCGGCGCATTCACGAGCACCTATATGGTGCAGCCGGATCTATTCATTGCATTGGAGACGGGGATAACGTTTGACACGCCGGGAAGAGCCGACTCTCCTAATTTGCCTGATATCAAGTGCGGTGGCGGGCCTACGATTGGTCTATTCGACGGCTCGCTCGTGCCCAATCGGAAGTTGCGGGATCTGTTATTTGATACGGCGGAAGAGGAAGGCATCCCGTATCAATATGGTGCTATTGCAGGTGCGGGTACGGACGCAGGAGCAGCTCATATGGTTGGCAAAGGGGCTCCATCCATCGTCATTGCAATCCCTGCGCGTTATATCCACAGTCACGCTTCGATTCTCCATCATGATGATGTGGAAAATACGGTCAAATTGCTGACGGCTCTCGTCAAAAAGCTGGATCAAAAAACGGTTGATTGGCTCAAATCGTAG